The segment CACGTGCCGCAGCGTGCGGTGCAACTGCTGCCGGTAGGCACGCACGTCCTCCGTGCCGGGGCACGAGCGCAACCACGGCTTGTGGCCCCCGACGAAGTGCACCACGTGCCCATCCCGGCGGGTAACCGGGCGGCGGAGGACCCGACGGACCCAGTCCCCCCGCTCGAGGAACCGATCCACCTCGAACCGGTTGAACACCGGCCCGACCGGGTGCGCGGCCCCGGAGGACAGCAACCAAAGGTTCAGGGCGCACTGGTCGTTGTGCTTGATGTACCGCCGCCCGCCGAGCAGAGCCCGCTGCACCCCGGCCCGCATGGGGGCGAGCATCGGAGCGGGGACCCACAGCATCCCGGCGTTGAAGTAGGTGCGCCCGACCAGGTGGGGCCAGCGCTCGGCGACCCCCGGCAGTGCCGGGCACTGCCCGACGGCCGGGTTGAACTCGTCCTGCACGGCGCCGATCCGGTCCGCCGGCAGTCCGTCCAGGGGCGCGGAGAGGTCGCCGCGCACGTGGACGTCTGCGTCCACGTAGATCAGGAACGGCCGGTCGAGGAAGCCGGGGGTGAACCCGAACCTCAGGTAGGTGGCGACCGAGATGTAGGCGGTGTCCGCCATGACGCTCTCGGACGGCGGAGCCTGCCAGCGCAGGTCGAACGAGCCGAACCCGCAGCGGCGGGCGAAGGACTCCATCACGGCGGCCTGCCCTGCGGACAGGCCGTTGGTCAGTACCCGTACCGCGCTCTCGCGGCGGTCGGCCACCGGCAGGTGGTCGGCGACCGACCCGAGCGTGACCAGGGCGGGCAAGAGGTAGCGGGCATCGACGCACATGCCGATCGCGTACACGCGGGTGCCTCCAGGGCGAGGTTCGACGGGACTGGCCGGCAGGGCCGGGGCATGGTGGCCGACTCCTCGCCCGTATTTGGGGGGAGCCGACCGCCTCACCGGTGTCGGCGAGGTGCTGCAGTCACCTGCCGCGGCCGGGCAGGTGGAGGGCTTCCGGCGCCGACGCCCCAGGCAGACCGGCGCCGGAAGCGGTTCAGACAAGCCGCAGGAGGTCCGTGTTCCGGGCGAGGTGGGCCACCGACTTGGCCAGCAGCCGCAGCGCTATCGCCGGATCGCTCCCGCAATCCCGGGCGACCTTGCGGGCGAACCGCACGGTGCCGACCGCGATGTCCTTGTCCCGGCTCTCCGGCAGCAGGGCCGCGTACCGTTCGGCGGGCACCGCGAGGGTGTGGACGTGCTCGCGCAGCCGCTCCCGCAGCCGTACGGATGCCTCCCCGGCCGGGTGGTGGTCGGCGAGAGTGAGGGCGGCCTCGACGTCCCCGGCGACGGCGGCAGCCGCGGAGGCGATCACGGTCTTCTGGTTGGCGGAGGTGACCGTGGGCACCTCGACCGGGGCTGTCGCCACTTCGTGCGCGAGTACGGTCACGATTCCGCTCCCATCCGCCTGCTGCCGGTTCGGCTGTGTGGACAAGTAACCCGTGTCCGAGCCGTGTTGGACATGACGAATCCGCTCGCAGCTACTCGCGTGACCACTGACGAAAAGTCCCGACCTGCGCTACCTCGTATGGCGGCCCCACCTCTACCGTGACTGCATGGTGCGGAAGCGGAACGCGGAATTAGAGACCTGGATGAAGGAACACGGGCTCAGCGCGGGCGCTCTTGCCGAGCAGGTCAACGACGCGATGGCGGACCTCACCGGCCACCGCGGCGCCGTCACCGAACGGACGGTCTACCGGTGGCTGTCGGGAGAGAACCGCTCGCCACAGGACCGCCAGTGGCAGGCCCTGGAGGTCGTCTCCGGGCTTCCCGCGACCGACCTGGGGTTCGTGCCTCGCGCCCGCCCCCGCCCCGCAACGCCCTCAGCACGACTGGAGGACCCTGTGCTTGGCCGTCGAAGCTTCATCTCCGTAGCCACCGGCGCGGCGGTCGCCGTGTCCACCGGCACCGCGACCGCAGCCACCCGACCCACCGTCGGGCACTCCGATGTCGACCGCCTGCGCGGTCTGGTGGCCGAACTGTGGCTCCTGGACGACCAGAACGGCGGCGGCCCCGTTCTGGAGAAGCGCGCCGCCGACCTCGCCGCCCGTACGATCAGCCTCCAGCAGCACGGCTCCGCCAGCCAGCGTGTCCGCTCCCGGCTCTACGCCGTCGCCGCCTCCTTCACGGCCTTCGCCATGTTCTCGGCCATCGACGCCCGACGGCTGGGGGAGGCCCAGCGCTACCTGGAGCAGTCCGTCACCCTCGCAGGGCTTTCCGGAGACGGACAGGTCCAGCACCAGACCTGGCGGTATGCCGCCATGCTCGCCGGACAGCGCGGCCGGTACGCCGACGCCCTTGCCGCGGCCGAAGCCTGCACCGGCACCCGGGCGCACCGCGCCGACCCCCTCTACGCCTCGCTGACCCACTCCCGCATCGCCCTGACCGCCGCCAGCCTCGGTGACAAGACCCGGGCGCTCCGCGCCCTGGACCGGGCCCACGGTGCCTACGACCGGGCCGATCCCGCCGAGGCCCGTCCGTCCTCCGTCGCCTTCTACACCCGGGGCGAACTCCACGGCCTGACCGGCATCACCCATTACCGGCTAGGCGAGGCGGAGAAGGCTGAGTTCCATGCGCACCGGTGCATCGCGGACCTCCGCGACGACCAGCACCGCAACCGCGCCTACTACCTGTCCCAGGCGGCCCTCGCGCAGGTCGCGCAGGGTGATGTCGAGCAGGCCGTGGCCACTGCCACCCGCGTCATCGCCCCGACCAGCGCCGACTCAGGCCGGGTCCCCCACCTCCTGGGCAGCTTCACCTCCGCACTCAATCAGGCGGCCCCCAAGTCCGCCGTCACCCGCCAGTGGAACGACCGCGCCCGCACTGCCTGAACCGTCACGCGACAAGGAGCACCATGCCCGCCCCGGAGATCACCCTTCACCGCTACGGCACCGACCAGCTGCCCACCATCCGCCCCACCCTGGTCGGCGTGTACGCCGAGGTGTACGAGAAGGAGATCGGCGAGGACCCGTTCTTCTCCGTCGACCGCTTCGAGGGCCGGCTCACCGGCCACTCCTCCCGCCCGTCCTGGGAGGCCGTGGTCGCCTATGACGGTGGCGAGGCCGCCGGCTACGCCTACGCCGCGGCCCTGCCCCAGAACACCGGCTGGTGGGCCCACATGCTCCAGCCCCTCCCGGAGGCGGACACGACCGAGGACGGCACCCGCACCCTCGCCCTCTTCGAGATCATGGTCCGTGCTCCCTGGAGGGGCACGGGCTTGGCGCACCGCATCCACGAGGAACTTCTGGCCGGCCGCACCGAGGAACGCGTCACGCTGCTCGTCGAGCCCGGACACCCGAAGGTGAAGGCCCTCTATGAGGGGTGGGGGTACCAACACATCGGTGACCAGCAGCCGTTCCCCGACGCCCCGGTGTACACCACCATGCTCCGCGCGCTCAGGTGTGATGGCAGTACATCTGCAGGGCGATCCTGAGGCCGGAGACCGCCTTGTGGGTGGCTCGGGCGAAGAAGCCGGCGACGGTGACGCCGACGGCCCTGGCGGCGGTCGCGACGAGCGCGTGCTCGTCGTCGGGCAGACAGACGCTGCACACCTTGGAGCGCTGGTCGTCCCTGCGGTGCGTCGTCGTGCACGCGCTTTGGCGGGGTAGCGGAGGTGACGCGGCTTCGCACGCAGGCTGCTGCTCTTCCCTCGGCTGCGATCCGTCCTCGGTCGCTGCCTGGTGGACCGGTGCCCCCTGGCTCCGGTCCGATCCCGCCACTCCAGGGGCGGGATCGGCCGAGATGCTCTCTCCCCCGACGGGGAAGAGCGTCTTGGCCGATAACTTGCTCCGTCTCGGGCTTGGATAGGGGCCGCCTGCTGGTGGTCGTGGGGACTCGTGGTTGTGGAGGCGTCGTGCAAGAGCGTGTCTCCTGTTGGTCGGGCTGGAACGGCTTCGGTGCTGTGGGGATGGGGCGTACGAACGTCAGCTCGCCCCGCGACGGATGCGCGGGTGAGCAGCCTGACTTCGGACGGGGCTCACGCGGCGTCCGCCCTGCCGCTGTCGAGTTCGACCTGGACCTGGCGGGTGATCTTGTCCCGGCGGTCCCTGCCGATGGAGAGGCCACGTGCGCGGACAGCCGTCTCGATGTGGCGGCTTGACGCGCGTCCATCGCGTCCGAGCGGGGCGGTGCGGGCGATGGCGCGGAGTTCGTCGTCGGTGGCGGCGGGCTTGCGACCGGTGCGCTTCTTCGGCGGGACGTGGGCTTCCGCCACTTGATCGGCCTCTTCCGCCACATCGCCTGATCCGTCCCGTAGGGCGTCAGCCGGAGCGAGGCGGCCACCCTCGCGTGGAGGGCTGTGAGGGTCCACGGGCCCTTCTGGGTAGGGGAGCTGCTCCGTGGCGGGGTGCGCGCCGGGACGGTCCAGGCCCGCGGGATGCGCTGCGGGCTCGCCTGCCGGACAGCGGTTGTGGTGGGACTCGTCGGCGGCGACATGGCGGTGGATCTGCCGCATGAGGACGCCGAAGGCGAAGAGCGCGGCTGCTGGAGGCACGGCGGCGACGACGTAGTCGAGGGCCGGGGCCGGGGCGCCGTTGGTGCTGCTGACGCCGGCGACGTTGAGGGCGATGGAGCCCAGTGATCCGGCAGCGGTGAGGGCGATCGCCCACCCGTCGGTTTCCCGGCGGAGGCTGGCCCGGAGCATGAGTACTTCCCCGGCGACGATGAAGGCGTCGAGCGTGGCGGGCCACGCCCACTGGCGGGCTGGGGAAGCGCTGAGGCCGTGCTGCCCCGCGACTTCGGCGAGATGGGCGTAGGAGAGCCAGAATCCTGCTGCGGTGAGCGCGACGATGACGCAGCCTGCGACGGCCAGGGCGTACCGCTCAGCCGTCTGGGTGCGGTGGGAGGTGGTGGTCAAGCGGGTGGTGCTCCAAGGGGTTGGCGCGTTCAAGCGGCAGGGGAGGTGCGGCGGCGGTCGGCGCCGTCGAGGACGACCCGGCGGGTCATCTCGGAGAGGCGGGAAGCGACACGGTCGCCGAGGGCGGTGCGGAGCTCGGGGATGGGGAGGTTGGTCGTGAGCAGGGTGGGGCGCAGGTACTCGTACCGGTGGTTGATCAGCCGGTAGGTCAGCTCCTCCGTCCACTCGCTGCCCTTGGCGGCGCCGAGGTCGTCCAGGAGCAGCAGCGGGCAGCGGGCCAAGGTGCGCAGCTCACGTTCCGCGTCGAGGCCGGGGCGGGGCCTCAGGCGGGCGTACAGGTCGGCGGCTGTGACCGCCTCCCAGCGCAGGCGGACGCCAGCAGCGAGCAGCGCGCGGACGGCCCCGTAGGCCTGGTGGGTCTTGCCGGTGCCCGTGGGACCTGCGATCAGCAG is part of the Streptomyces katrae genome and harbors:
- a CDS encoding glycosyltransferase family 8 protein, translated to MYAIGMCVDARYLLPALVTLGSVADHLPVADRRESAVRVLTNGLSAGQAAVMESFARRCGFGSFDLRWQAPPSESVMADTAYISVATYLRFGFTPGFLDRPFLIYVDADVHVRGDLSAPLDGLPADRIGAVQDEFNPAVGQCPALPGVAERWPHLVGRTYFNAGMLWVPAPMLAPMRAGVQRALLGGRRYIKHNDQCALNLWLLSSGAAHPVGPVFNRFEVDRFLERGDWVRRVLRRPVTRRDGHVVHFVGGHKPWLRSCPGTEDVRAYRQQLHRTLRHVAGAGAL
- a CDS encoding Tat pathway signal protein, whose product is MVRKRNAELETWMKEHGLSAGALAEQVNDAMADLTGHRGAVTERTVYRWLSGENRSPQDRQWQALEVVSGLPATDLGFVPRARPRPATPSARLEDPVLGRRSFISVATGAAVAVSTGTATAATRPTVGHSDVDRLRGLVAELWLLDDQNGGGPVLEKRAADLAARTISLQQHGSASQRVRSRLYAVAASFTAFAMFSAIDARRLGEAQRYLEQSVTLAGLSGDGQVQHQTWRYAAMLAGQRGRYADALAAAEACTGTRAHRADPLYASLTHSRIALTAASLGDKTRALRALDRAHGAYDRADPAEARPSSVAFYTRGELHGLTGITHYRLGEAEKAEFHAHRCIADLRDDQHRNRAYYLSQAALAQVAQGDVEQAVATATRVIAPTSADSGRVPHLLGSFTSALNQAAPKSAVTRQWNDRARTA
- a CDS encoding GNAT family N-acetyltransferase, which produces MPAPEITLHRYGTDQLPTIRPTLVGVYAEVYEKEIGEDPFFSVDRFEGRLTGHSSRPSWEAVVAYDGGEAAGYAYAAALPQNTGWWAHMLQPLPEADTTEDGTRTLALFEIMVRAPWRGTGLAHRIHEELLAGRTEERVTLLVEPGHPKVKALYEGWGYQHIGDQQPFPDAPVYTTMLRALRCDGSTSAGRS
- a CDS encoding DUF2637 domain-containing protein; amino-acid sequence: MTTTSHRTQTAERYALAVAGCVIVALTAAGFWLSYAHLAEVAGQHGLSASPARQWAWPATLDAFIVAGEVLMLRASLRRETDGWAIALTAAGSLGSIALNVAGVSSTNGAPAPALDYVVAAVPPAAALFAFGVLMRQIHRHVAADESHHNRCPAGEPAAHPAGLDRPGAHPATEQLPYPEGPVDPHSPPREGGRLAPADALRDGSGDVAEEADQVAEAHVPPKKRTGRKPAATDDELRAIARTAPLGRDGRASSRHIETAVRARGLSIGRDRRDKITRQVQVELDSGRADAA
- a CDS encoding ATP-binding protein gives rise to the protein MDPVIGSEEPEPTPEPVSALELADARIPPRYRHALADHPQVTAWVDEIARAGRPGPSGTRGIAEGPSLLIAGPTGTGKTHQAYGAVRALLAAGVRLRWEAVTAADLYARLRPRPGLDAERELRTLARCPLLLLDDLGAAKGSEWTEELTYRLINHRYEYLRPTLLTTNLPIPELRTALGDRVASRLSEMTRRVVLDGADRRRTSPAA